Genomic DNA from Streptomyces sp. GS7:
CTGGGGCACCACCGAGCCGTCGAACTCGTCTCGCACCTGGGCGGAGTTGGCGCCGAGCAGCGACGGCGGCAGGATCAGCACGGCCTGCACGCCGCCGTAGATGTTGCTCTGCAACTGGACGACGATGCCGTGCCGCTGGGCGAGCGAGGAGACCACGTAGAGACCGATCCGGCCGTCGTCCAGCAGCTCGGTGAGATCCATCTGCTCGGGGTCGGCGAGCAGCCGGTTCATCTGGTCCTGCTCTTCCGCCGACATGCCCAGGCCGCGGTCCTCGACCTCGATCGCGAGCCCCGCCTTGACGTGCTGCGCGCGCACCGTGACCGGCGTCTCCGGCGCGGAGTAGATGGTGGCGTTCTCGACCAGCTCGGCGAGGAGGTGGACGACATCGGCGACGGCGGTGCCGCGCAGGGTGCCCTCCACCGGCGGCACCAGCTTGATCCTCGGATACTGCTCGACCTCGGCGGTCGAGGAGCGCAGTACCTCGGTCATGGTGATCGGGCGGGTCCACTGTCGGCGGGAGACGGCGCCGCCGAGCACGGCGAGGTTCTCGGCGTGCCGGCGGACCCGGGTGGCCAGATGGTCGACGACGAACAGGCCCTTGAGCAGGTCCGGGTCCTCGACCTGGTGCTCCAGCTCGTCCAGCACCTGGATCTGACGGTGCACCAGGGATTGCAGCCGCCGGGCGAGGTTGACGAAGACCTCCAGCTTCTGCTCGTTCCCGGTGGCGTTGGAGCGGGCGATGCCCACCGCGTCGATGACGGCCGCCTCGGCGGCCCGGCCCGCGGCGGCGACTTCCTGGGCGAGCAGGTCGAGGGCGTCGCCGCCGGGCTCCGGCACCGGCTCGGGTTCGCGGTGCTCGATCCACTCGTCACGGCGGACGCGGTCGAGGAGGTCGTACAGCTCGGACTGGCTGCGGGCGCACACCTGGCGCAGCCGCGCATAGCGGTTCACCACCGCGCGCGCCTCGGAGTTCCCGGCGACGCCGGCGATCAGCACGATGACGCAGACCACGACGAGCCCGCTGGTGAGCACCGGCCATTCCCTGCCGGTCAGTCGGGCACCGCCGCTCTGGACGACGAAGGCGGCGACGCCGGTGCAGATGACGGCGACGAGCAGACAGGGAACGGCGGCGAGCCGGACCAGCCGGGAGCGTATCGCCGAGTCGGCGGCCGAATCGGGGAAGGAAGCCCGACCGTGCCGTCCCCCATGGGACCTCTGAGCCTCCTGGGACGTCTGGGTCCTGTGGGGGGGTGCGGTAGGCATGGGCGCCCTCCGGATCGGCCGTTGGCAGTTCGCGGAGTTCGCACGCTAGTTGGTACGGGGGTGGTGTCCGGACCCACTTCGGGGTTTCGCTACCCCACGCCACCTCCTTGGGTAGGCATGGCGCGCACGACAGTGCGAAAAGATACGAACCCCCGTTCAGCGAAGGGGAATTGATACCGCAACGACCACGTCCGGACGGCGGCCGCCCCCGCACCGCCACGCCACCCCGGCCGCGAATCCCCTTCCGTGCCCCTGCGCCCCCTCCGTGTTCCTCGCCGCGCGGTCACCGCTCGCCGACGAGGTCGTCGCCCACGAACGCGTCCGCCGCCCCCGCGGACTCCCGGGTCGCCGCCACCGGCGGCCAGGCAGGCCAGCCATGGACCGGCGGCACCGCCACCGCCCGCCACCACGGATCCACGGCCGGCTTGTCGGCCGGCTCGAACGGCTCCCCCGGCCGCGGCGCGACGGACGCCACGCCGGCCTCGTGGGCCGCGGACATCATCCACTCCGCCGGCTCCGCCCACGGGTGCGGGGCCAGATTGAAGGTGCCCCAGTGGATCGGCAGCAGCGCCCCGGCGGGCTCGCCGCCCTGGAGGTCGAGATGGGACTGCACCCCCTGCGCCGGCGTCATGTGGATGTCCGGCCAGAAGTCCGAATACGCGCCGACCTGGATCATGGTCAGGTCGAACGGGCCGTGTGCCGCTATCTCCGCGAAACCGGGGAAGTAGCCGGTGTCGCCGCTGTGGAAGATCCGGTGCTCGGCACCGGCGACGACCCAGGAGGCCCAGAGCGTGTGCTGCGGGCCGCGCAGGCCGCGCCCGCAGAAGTGCTGGGCGGGCGTGGCGGTCAGCGTCAGCCCGCCGACCCGGGTCGACTCATGCCAGTCGAGCTCGGTGATGCGCTCCGGGGGGACACCCCAGAACTCCAGGTCGGCGCCGATGCCGAGCGGCGCGACGAAGGCCGCGCCGGAGCGGATCAGGCCCCGGACCGTGGGCATGTCGAGGTGGTCGTAGTGGTCGTGCGAGATCACCACGGCGTCGACCGGATCCAGCTCCGCCAGCTCCACCGGCACCGGATGCAGCCGCTTGGGCCCGGCCCAGCTGAAGGGGGAGCAGCGCTCACCCCAGACCGGGTCGAAGAGCACCCGATGGCCGTCGATCTCTGCGAGCACGCTCGAATGCCCCATCCAGGTGATCCGCAGCCCGGAGGCGGGCGGGCGGCCCCAGTCCGCGGCGGTCGGGCGGTACACCGGGATCCGGCCCACCGGTGCCCGCCGCAACCGGCCCTCACGGCTCAGCTGCGTACGGGCCATCGGCAGCGCGGCACCCCGGAGCAACTGCCGGGTGGGCGCCGGATTGCGGAACTGCCCGTCCACGAACTGCGGCGAACTGCGCATCCTGGCCAGCCGCTCCCCGGTGGGCTCGGCGCCGAAGCTCGCGGGGCGCAGCGCGGTGAGCGGCGAACGACGGGGTCGGGATGCGGTCACGGCACCTCCATGGTCGGGGCGGTCGCGAAGTGAACGGGCCGGGTGAGCGGAGGGTTCCGGCACGCCCGAGCCGCCCCGCACCGCCGTACGGCGGTGCACGCGGCCCCCGGACTCAACACCATCGCCCTCCGATACCAACCGCGCGACCTGCCGCGACATTCCGGTCAGCGGTGTGAGCTGCGCCGCGTCAGACGTGCCCCCTCCGTGTCAGGCATCCCCCTTCGGGCCCGCCGTGCCGCTCCGCTGCCCCGGTCCGCCGTCCCGGTCGGCCGTAGGTGTCCGGCGCTCACGGGCGCACTGCGGCCCCGTGCCGACCGACCGCTACGGCACCTCGACCCTTGCGACCCCCGGATGCATACCGCAACTCGGACGCGGCCATTCGGGTGAGAACGAGAACGGAACGGAACCGAGTGCCGCGGCGCCGAATCGCACCGGCGGCGCCCCGGGCAGCCACGGCGCGAGCACCCGCCCCGCCCGACCCCGTACACGCGCCACCCCCACTCACCCCGGTTACCTGCCGCCCCCTCCGTCCCCCTGTCGGGGCCGGGCCCGGCCCCGCTCCCTCCTCCGCCGCCGTCCGGCAACCGGCCGCTCCGGGGACCGGGGCCCGCTCCGAACCGGGGCCGGCCCGGCAGGTCCCGGTGGCAGGCACGTTCGACGGCGGCTGCCGGCCTGCGCGGCGGGGCAGGAGACGGTGCGCGGGAGGATGCGCGGGGCCATCAGGCGGGAGGGCGGGGCGGTGAGCCGGCCGCCGCCCGCAGTGCGCGTTCGCGGACCACGGCGTCCAGGACCGGTCGGGTGACGCTGAGCGTCGGATACCGGCGGTCGCCGAAGCTGCGCTGCCGGCCGGTCGGCCCCCGGCCACCGTTCCCGGGACCTCGATCCCTGACGGTCCGCAGGCTTCAGCGCCCTCCGCATCCCGGCAACGACCGTCCCAACGCCCCCTTCCCGCCGCCGAGTAGAGCCCTTCCGCGGCTCCGGCACGGGCCCCGCACCGCGCATCACACACCGTCAGCCGCGCCGCCGCACCCGCTCGCCTCCGGGCGCCGCGCCGCCCCACAGGTTTCGGCGCACCCCCGTCCCTCCCGCGGGTCACACCCGTCCCTGACAATCCCGATATGCGGCGACTGTGCGTCTACACTCCCGACAGCGGGCGCGCCGCGCCCGCAGCCGCTCCCACCAGCAACGGGATTCGTCTCTTCAGCAAGGGATTCAGGGACGCTTGTGACCTTCGAGCAGGAATCTGAGCCATATGACGTCCTCGTCGTCGGCGGATCGGGCGTGGACACCACCGTGCGGGTCGATGCACTGCCCGTACCGCCCGCCGACAGCCACGGAGTGCCGCCGATCCGCGAAGACGCGGGGCACACGGGCACCGGTGTCGCGCTCGGCTGCGCGGCGCTGGGGCTCACCACCGGATTCGTCGACTTCCTCGGCGACGACCATCCAGGCAGCCTGATCCGCGAGCGCCTCGCCGGCAGCGGTGTCGACTTCCATCCGCTGATCTCTCCGCACGGCACCCGGCGGGCCGTCAACCTCGTTTCCCCCGACGGCCGTCGGATGTCCTTCTACGACGCCCGCGACCCGCTCGATCTGCGGATGCCGCCGGAGCACTACCTCCCGCTCCTGCGCCGCACCCGGCACGTCCATCTGTCCATCACCCACTTCGCCCGCTTCCTGTACGACGACATCGAGGCACTGGGGCTGCCCGTCTCCACGGACCTGCACGACTGGGACGGCCTCACCGAACACCACCGCGACTTCGCGCTCCGTTCGGACCTGGTCTTCCTCAGCACGGTCGGCGCCGGGGAGCGGATCAGCTCCGTCATGCGGGAGATCCTCCGCGACGGCCGCGCCGAAGCGGTGATCGCCACGGCCGGCGCCGGCGGTGCCTACCTCCTCACGCCCGAGGACCGCACCCCGCGTCTGGTGCCCGCCGCGGTCCCGCCCGCCCCCGTCGTGGACAGCAACGGCGCCGGCGACGCCTTCACCTGCGGATTCCTCTACGGGCGGCGCAGGGGCCGGGACCTGGAGGAGTGCGCACGCCTGGGCGCCGTCGCGGGCGCCTACGCCTGCACCGCGGAGGGCACCCACACCGCCCTCGTCGGCCGGGCCGCACTGCGCGCCGTGCTCACCCCTTCTCCCCCGTCACCGGTGCCGGCCGCGGCCGACGCCCAGGTCTCCACTGCCGGCGCATAGCCCTCCGCCCCCGCTCGAAGGTCCGAACAAGCCCTCCTGGGCCGTAGGCGTCCACGGCGGCACCCGCAGCCGATACGTGCGGTGGGTGCCGTCCGGTTCGGACCCGCTCTTCCCGTACAGCCGCCCTCCGCACCGGAGCGCCGGACTCCCGTGCCGCGCGGGCGAGTCGGTGATCCCGGTGGACGGCGACGGCACGGTCCGGCGCTGCCACTTCGTCCGCGCCGAGCTGGGCGATCTCCACGACGGCGGCATCCGCGGCGCGCTGCGCCCGCGCCCCTGCCCGCGGCGGGCCGGATCGCGGCAGGGGCGCCGGCGCCGGCCGGGGCGGTTCAGTCCTTACGCCCCACCGCACCGTAGAAAATGGTGTTGTTGAGCTCTTCCGGAGAGGGCACCGGACCGTCCGGTCGCCAGAGCGGGACCCGGACGATGCCCGGCTCCAGGGGCGCGAACGGCCCGAGGATCGCGGCGATCTGGGACTTCGTCCGCAGCACCAGCGGAGTGCTGGCGCTTTTGTAGACGTCCTCCACGTTCGACCGCGCCACCTCGTCGGTGCGGCCCTGCGGGTATCCCTCGTAGGGCTCGTGGGTCCCGTGCGAGAGCACCAGATGACTGCCGGCCGGCACCGCTTCGGCGAGCCGGGCGATCAGGCCGGCCGGGTTGTCCTCGTCCGCGATGAAGTCCATGACGCCGCCGATCAGCAGTCCCACCGGCCGGTCGAAGTCGATCAGTTCGCGGACCACCGGATGGTCGAGCAGCGCCTTGGCGTCGCGGATGTCGCCCAGGACGAATCCGGTCTCGGGGGTGTTGGCGAGCCGGGCCCGGGCGTGGGTGGCGACGATCGGGTCGCTCTCCACGTACACCACCCGGGTGTCGGGTGCCGTCTCCCGCGCCACCTCATGGGCGTTGGGCGAGGTGGGGATGCCGGTGCCGATCTCGACGAACTGCCGGATGCCGGACGCGACCACCGTGCGGACCGCGCGCTGGACGAAGGCGTGGTTGGCGCGGACGCTGTCCCGCACCTGGGGATGCACCTCGATGACCCGGTCGGCGGCGACCCGGTCGACCTCGTAGTTGTCCCAGCCGCCCAGGAAGTAGTCGTACATCCGGGCAGGATGCGGACGGCTGGTGTCGATCTCCTCGGCGGAGAAGCCCAGGTGCTCGGGGCCGGGGGCGTACGGCCCGATCTCCGGTACGTCGGACCGGGCCGCCTCCGGAATGCTGTGCTGGTCGCTCACGGCATCCTCCCTCAGTGCGCCGGGCACGGCGCGACGGAGAGCAGGAAGTCGGCGTGGCCGGCCTTCGCGCCCTCGATGAAACTGACCATCTCGCGATGCGTGTAGATCAGTGCGGGACCGTCCGGGTCGGTGGACTGGCGCAGCGCGACCCGGCCGTCCCGAAGGCGCATGGCCTCCAGGCACTCTCCGCCGTTTCCGCCGCTCCACGGCTTGTGCCAGCCCTCGCTGCCGAGTTCGTTGGCGGGCATGCCGTTGTAGATACGTATGCGATCCATGGGGGGTTCAGATCTCCTTGCGAAAGCCACCCAGAATGGCCTCGGTCGCGTGTGCCGGCGCGGCCTGCGCACACATCCGGTCCAGGGCCTCCAGGTACTGCGAGACGTCGTTGCGCTGGTCGAAGTACACGGCTCCGACGAGGCTTTCCGCATACGCGATGTCCGGAAGCTCCGGGATCGGGAAGCGGAAGATGTGGAACGGTCCGTACATGGCGGGGTGCGGGCCCGCGGCGAAGGGCATCACCTGGAGCCGCACGTTGGGCAGCTCGGTGGCCTCCATCAGCCGGGAGATCTGATCGCGCATCACCTTGGGACCGCCGATGGGCCTCCGCAGCACGGTCTCGTCCATCACCGACCAGAGCATCGGCGCGCTGTCACGGGTCAGCAGCGCCTGCCGCTCCATGCGCAGCGCGACGATCCGGTCGATGTCGGCGGGGGCGGCATGCGGCATGCCGGCGCGCAGCACGGCGGCGGCGTAGTCCTCGGTCTGCAACAGCCCGGGGACGTAGTGCGGTTGGTAGGAGCGCAGGAGGTTGGCCTCGCTCTCCAGGCTGACGAACGCGCTGAACCACTCGGGGAGTACGTCGCGGAAGCGGTGCCACCAGCCGGGCCGGTTGGCCTCGCGGGCGAGGGAGAGGAAGCCCTCGATCTCCGCTTCGTCGGTGACGCCGTAGGTCGCCAACAGCTTTTCGACGTAGGGGAGTTTGAGGCCGACCTCGGCCTTCTCCATCCGCCTTATCGTGGCGTGGGTCACATCCAGCGCCGCGGCGGCCCGCTCGAAGGAGAGCCCCGCCTTCTCCCGCAGATCCTGCAGTCGCTTGCCGAGCACCACCCGCAGGACGGTCGGTGCTCCTGCAGACCGTGGGTCCGCCACGTCCCATCCCCTCCAACCAGCTTCAGTGTTCAGCAGTGTGTCATGCCGTCATCAGCTCGAACAGACTGCACTTTCAATTCTGCAAATTACAGAGTGATCCTTGCCAACGGTGACCAACATCGCACATAGTTATGTCGTGGCTTCCTACAAAAACGCTCCCTCGTTAGGGCGATGCGGCGGATTCCTCGCCCAGAGCCCGCAGGACGCGTTCCACTTGCCGGCGCGATGTACGTCCGTGCCCGAGGCGCGCAGGCGCGTCAGCACGCTGCTGCGCGAGTGGGGTGCGGATGAACAGGTCCGCGACGACGTGGAGTTGGTGGTCACCGAGCTGTTCACCAACGCGGTCCGGCACACCGACAGCGAGAAGGTCGGCTGCGAGGTCACCGTCGTCGGCGTGCACATACGGATAGAGATCACCGACGAGGGCGGCCCCGGGGCAGCCTCGCCGCACGCCCAGCCGGGCAGCCTCGACCAGGAGGGCGGACGCGGCCTGTTCCTGGTCGGCGCGCTGTCCGACAGCTGGGGCACCCGGCCCGACGACGGCGGCCGGGGCCAGGTCGTCTGGGCCGATCTTCCGTACCGCGGCACGATGCACTGAGGCCCCGCGCCGCCGTCAGGGCGGACATCGGGGCCTTCTCGTACGGGAGCGCCTTCCCGTGCGGCGGGGTGCTACAGCGGCAGCAGGTCCGGCCGCTTGGGCTCGACGTGGTCGCCGGAGGACTCACCGCGCAGCCGGCGGCCGATCCAGGGCACGAGGTGCTCGCGCGCCCAGTGGATGTTGTCCCGCCGCGCCTCGGCGGCCGACCGCTCCGCCTCCGGAGGCCACGGCTGGTCCGGGTCGGCCGGCACCGTCAGCCCCAGCACCTGCGCGGCGCGCAGCGCCACCCGGGTGTGCCCGTCGGCGGACAGGTGCAGCCGGTCGTCACTCCACGCCCGCCGGTCCTGCACGGACTTCAGCGACCACAGGTCGAGCACCGGGCAGTCGTGCCGGTCGGCGATGGCCCGCACATGGGCGGTGTAGGTGGCGATCTTGCCGCGCAGATGCTTGAGGACCGGGACCCCGCGGGTGTCGAAGCCGGTGCACAGCAGCACCGTCCCGACCGACTCGCGCAGATCCACGACCGCCGCCTCATACCGTTCGGCCACCGCGTCCGGGTCCGAACCGGGCCGCAGGATGTCGTTCCCCCCGGCGCAGAACGTCACCAGCTCGGGGGCGAGCTGCTGGGCCCGGGGCACCTGCTCCTCGACGATCTGGTCGAGCAGCCGCCCCCGGACGGCGAGGTTCGCGTAGCGGAAGTCCCCCTCGTTCCGCTGGTCAGAGAGCAGGACCGCCAGCCGGTCCGCCCAACCGATGTACGCCCCGTCACGGCCGGGATCCCCGACCCCCTCGGTGAAGCTGTCCCCGACGGCTGCGTACGACCCGATGGCGCTTTTCGCGCCGTTGCTGTTGTTCTTCGAATCGTCTGCCACGTCAGGACATACTTCACCTTCCGAAGTGACTTACGCCACCGTAACCAGGGGTTGACGCGAGGTGATTAATGCCACCAGGTCAAATTCCATTCAAGTTGGAATAAGAATCGGGCATGCAGTGCTCACCCAGCGCGCTAAATCGACGATGATGCCCGCCGCCACCGGAGCGTTGGCCTCCGATTGCCTATTGCATCAATGTCGTATCGTCGAAGCAGTTACGCTTCGTCGACGAGCAGCGTCGGCGGCCGACCACAAGGAGCGCCCGTGACGCAGCAGACGCCGCAGGTCCCCCAGGCCCAGCCCGAGCTCGCGGAGGTCCGCAACTTCCGTGACGTGGGCGGGCTGCCGACCGTGGACGGGCGTCGCATCCGGTACGGCAGGCTCTATCGCAGCGGTCATCTGGCACACGCCACCGAAGAGGACGCCGCCTATCTCACCGGACTCGGGCTGCACACCGTCTTCGATTTCCGCAACGCCTCGGACATCAAGCTGGAAGGCCCGGACGTCACGCTCCCCGGCGTACGGAACGTCAACATCCCGCTCACCGACCCGGCCGACGGCGCCGAGTTCTGGACGATGGTGCGCGACGGCGAACTCGACCACCTGCGGGTCGCGCTCGGCGACGGGAAGGCCGCGGCTCGCATGGCCCACACCTACCGCGAGATCATCACCACCCGCACCGAGGACCACAGCCGGGTGCTGCACGCCCTCGCCGAGGACAGCGTGCCGGCGCTGATGCACTGCGCGGCCGGCAAGGACCGTGCGGGGCTGTCCATCGCGGTCACCCTGCTCGCCGTCGGCGTGGAGCGGGACGCCATCGAGGTGGACTACCTCAAGTCCAACGACCCCAGCCGCCGCTACAAGATCCGCCGCTCGGACAGCACCTCGGTGGGGATGTCCCCCGAGGTCATGGAGCTGCTCTCGCCGCTGTTCGGGGCGGACGCGGACTATCTCTCGGCCGCCTTCGCCGCGATCGAGGAGACCTGGGGCTCGACCGAGTCCTACCTCTCCGACGGCCTCAAGCTGACGCCCGCCACCCGCGAGCGGCTGCGCGACCGGCTGCTGGAGGGCTGACCCGGCATCGCCCCCGGCCGGTGCCGGCATCGCGGTGAGCGGCAGATGGACGTCCGGGCCGCTGTCGCCCTCGCCCCGTACGGCGGTCAGCGGACCGTCGGGCGTGGGCATCTCCTGGACGGCCCCGCCGGTGTTCCGGCGCGCCCAGGAGTTCATCGCCTCCTGGTCGGCGGCCGGATCGTCGGTGAGTTCGCCGTGCAGCGCGGGCGGCAGGCCGGCCGGCCATGCGGAACGCGGCTCCAGGCCGCGCCGGTCGCGGTCAGGACCGTACCGCCCTCCCCCACAGCCTGGCGGGCCCAGCGGGCCGTCCTGTCGTTGACGGCCCGCACCGTCGCCCCGGCGGCCGTCCCGTCCCCCACGCCCGCTGTCAGCGGTTGGCGACCGCCTGCTTGACCAGCGTCCGCCCGAAGTCCCACATCAGGCCGCCGCCGCTGTGGGCGTCGTCCATGACGGCCGTGAACGCCGTGACGAAGCGGTCCACTTCCCGTTCGCCGATGGTCAGCGGCGGGATCAGCTTGATGACCTCCAGGTGATCGCCGGAGACCTGGGTCAGGATGCGGTGGCGCTGGAGCAGCGGCACCACGACCATCTGCGCGAACAGGCCCTTGCGCGCCGCCTGCAGCATCGTCCAACGGCTGCGCAGGCCGAGGGACTTGGGGCGGCCGAACTCGATGCCGACCATCAGCCCGCGCCCCCGGACGTCGTGCAGCAGCTCGTAGTCGCCGATCAGCGCCGCGAGCCTTTCGCGCAGCAGGTCGCCGGTACGCCGGGCCCGGGCCACGATCCCCTCGTCCTCCATCACCGAGAGCACCGCGAGGCCCGCCGCCATCGCCTGGGCGTTGGCGCCGAAACTGGCGGAGTGCACCAGTACCCGGTCCATGGACGAGTAGACCTTCTTGAAGATCCAGTCCCTGCCGAGGGTCGCACCGACCGGGACATAGCCACCGGACAGCGCCTTGGCCACACACACCAGGTCCGGCTCCACCGCCTCCTCGTGCTGGTAGGCGAAGAAGTCGCCGGTGCGGCCGAGCCCCGTCTGCACCTCGTCGGCGATCAGCAGGGCCTTGTGCCGGTGCAGCAACTCCTGTGCGGCCCGCAGGAATCCGGGCGGTGTGGCGTGTACGCCCTTGCCCTGGATCGGCTCGACGATGAAGCCCGCCACATCGCCGCGCCCCAACTCCCGTTCCAGCGCGGCCAGATCGCCCATCTCCACGGCGGTGTCCGGCAGCAGCGGCGCGAAACCGTCCCGGAAGCCGTCCTCGCCGTTGACGGAGAGCGAGCCGGTGGTCAGGCCGTGGAAGGCGTGGGTGCAGTACAGGACGCGGGGCTTTCCGGTGGCGTAGCGGGCGAACTTCAGGGCGGTCTCGACGGCTTCGGTCCCGCTGTTGCCGAAGAAGACCCGGTCGAGGTGGGGTGCGTGTCCGAGCAGCTTCTCGGCCAGCAGACCGGGCAGCGGCGGGCAGTCGAAGCGGGTGAGATCGGCCAGCTGGGCGTCGAGGACGTCGTGCAGGGCCTGCCGGACGACGGGGTGGTGCCGCCCGAGGCCCATCACCCCGAATCCGGCGAGCATGTCCAGGTAGTCCCGTCCGTCGGCGTCCCAGAAGTAGGCGCCCTCGGCCCGCTCGTAGACCTTGTCGAAGCCGATGGTGTGCAGCGTCCGCGGCAGCTGGTGGTTGAGGTGGCGGGCGTGCAGGTCGTAGCGCTCTGCGCCGCGTTCGGCGAGCAGCTGCCGCAGATCGAATCCGGTCATGTCGGGTTCTCCTCACGGGCGGCCGGCGCGCCGCCGATCCGGGCGGCGATCCCGGCCGGGGTGAGCCCCAGGTCGGCCAGCAGCTCACCGCGGGTGGCATGCGGCAGGAACCGCTCGGGGATGCCGATGGTCCGCAGCG
This window encodes:
- a CDS encoding sensor histidine kinase, coding for MPTAPPHRTQTSQEAQRSHGGRHGRASFPDSAADSAIRSRLVRLAAVPCLLVAVICTGVAAFVVQSGGARLTGREWPVLTSGLVVVCVIVLIAGVAGNSEARAVVNRYARLRQVCARSQSELYDLLDRVRRDEWIEHREPEPVPEPGGDALDLLAQEVAAAGRAAEAAVIDAVGIARSNATGNEQKLEVFVNLARRLQSLVHRQIQVLDELEHQVEDPDLLKGLFVVDHLATRVRRHAENLAVLGGAVSRRQWTRPITMTEVLRSSTAEVEQYPRIKLVPPVEGTLRGTAVADVVHLLAELVENATIYSAPETPVTVRAQHVKAGLAIEVEDRGLGMSAEEQDQMNRLLADPEQMDLTELLDDGRIGLYVVSSLAQRHGIVVQLQSNIYGGVQAVLILPPSLLGANSAQVRDEFDGSVVPQASLEYREEPAADQGRAPGDGYDEGGAGPSYDGGGGRHDDLIYPGGGFDATTDAGTEAARMVAYHRAMARLATDADIDAGAIEIRPPAGAKARPAAPAEGRPAAPVASRPAANADGRPAPSADPRPGAPAERRPADPGPVVLPPPPPVDDDASRPRLPRRIKQTHIAPQLRDDPRQLPRREGTERIHDPNLMAAFQRGFSLGDPSYAAGLTTAGQTAAVPGHTPGRDGGPADPDPLFDPDHDAPKARPRGDDHNHGE
- a CDS encoding carbohydrate kinase family protein, producing the protein MTFEQESEPYDVLVVGGSGVDTTVRVDALPVPPADSHGVPPIREDAGHTGTGVALGCAALGLTTGFVDFLGDDHPGSLIRERLAGSGVDFHPLISPHGTRRAVNLVSPDGRRMSFYDARDPLDLRMPPEHYLPLLRRTRHVHLSITHFARFLYDDIEALGLPVSTDLHDWDGLTEHHRDFALRSDLVFLSTVGAGERISSVMREILRDGRAEAVIATAGAGGAYLLTPEDRTPRLVPAAVPPAPVVDSNGAGDAFTCGFLYGRRRGRDLEECARLGAVAGAYACTAEGTHTALVGRAALRAVLTPSPPSPVPAAADAQVSTAGA
- a CDS encoding ATP-binding protein, with amino-acid sequence MASYKNAPSLGRCGGFLAQSPQDAFHLPARCTSVPEARRRVSTLLREWGADEQVRDDVELVVTELFTNAVRHTDSEKVGCEVTVVGVHIRIEITDEGGPGAASPHAQPGSLDQEGGRGLFLVGALSDSWGTRPDDGGRGQVVWADLPYRGTMH
- a CDS encoding aspartate aminotransferase family protein, which encodes MTGFDLRQLLAERGAERYDLHARHLNHQLPRTLHTIGFDKVYERAEGAYFWDADGRDYLDMLAGFGVMGLGRHHPVVRQALHDVLDAQLADLTRFDCPPLPGLLAEKLLGHAPHLDRVFFGNSGTEAVETALKFARYATGKPRVLYCTHAFHGLTTGSLSVNGEDGFRDGFAPLLPDTAVEMGDLAALERELGRGDVAGFIVEPIQGKGVHATPPGFLRAAQELLHRHKALLIADEVQTGLGRTGDFFAYQHEEAVEPDLVCVAKALSGGYVPVGATLGRDWIFKKVYSSMDRVLVHSASFGANAQAMAAGLAVLSVMEDEGIVARARRTGDLLRERLAALIGDYELLHDVRGRGLMVGIEFGRPKSLGLRSRWTMLQAARKGLFAQMVVVPLLQRHRILTQVSGDHLEVIKLIPPLTIGEREVDRFVTAFTAVMDDAHSGGGLMWDFGRTLVKQAVANR
- a CDS encoding DUF397 domain-containing protein → MDRIRIYNGMPANELGSEGWHKPWSGGNGGECLEAMRLRDGRVALRQSTDPDGPALIYTHREMVSFIEGAKAGHADFLLSVAPCPAH
- a CDS encoding SGNH/GDSL hydrolase family protein; its protein translation is MADDSKNNSNGAKSAIGSYAAVGDSFTEGVGDPGRDGAYIGWADRLAVLLSDQRNEGDFRYANLAVRGRLLDQIVEEQVPRAQQLAPELVTFCAGGNDILRPGSDPDAVAERYEAAVVDLRESVGTVLLCTGFDTRGVPVLKHLRGKIATYTAHVRAIADRHDCPVLDLWSLKSVQDRRAWSDDRLHLSADGHTRVALRAAQVLGLTVPADPDQPWPPEAERSAAEARRDNIHWAREHLVPWIGRRLRGESSGDHVEPKRPDLLPL
- a CDS encoding DUF6745 domain-containing protein — protein: MTDSPARHGSPALRCGGRLYGKSGSEPDGTHRTYRLRVPPWTPTAQEGLFGPSSGGGGLCAGSGDLGVGRGRHR
- a CDS encoding SAM-dependent methyltransferase, coding for MSDQHSIPEAARSDVPEIGPYAPGPEHLGFSAEEIDTSRPHPARMYDYFLGGWDNYEVDRVAADRVIEVHPQVRDSVRANHAFVQRAVRTVVASGIRQFVEIGTGIPTSPNAHEVARETAPDTRVVYVESDPIVATHARARLANTPETGFVLGDIRDAKALLDHPVVRELIDFDRPVGLLIGGVMDFIADEDNPAGLIARLAEAVPAGSHLVLSHGTHEPYEGYPQGRTDEVARSNVEDVYKSASTPLVLRTKSQIAAILGPFAPLEPGIVRVPLWRPDGPVPSPEELNNTIFYGAVGRKD
- a CDS encoding tyrosine-protein phosphatase — encoded protein: MTQQTPQVPQAQPELAEVRNFRDVGGLPTVDGRRIRYGRLYRSGHLAHATEEDAAYLTGLGLHTVFDFRNASDIKLEGPDVTLPGVRNVNIPLTDPADGAEFWTMVRDGELDHLRVALGDGKAAARMAHTYREIITTRTEDHSRVLHALAEDSVPALMHCAAGKDRAGLSIAVTLLAVGVERDAIEVDYLKSNDPSRRYKIRRSDSTSVGMSPEVMELLSPLFGADADYLSAAFAAIEETWGSTESYLSDGLKLTPATRERLRDRLLEG
- a CDS encoding MBL fold metallo-hydrolase, which gives rise to MTASRPRRSPLTALRPASFGAEPTGERLARMRSSPQFVDGQFRNPAPTRQLLRGAALPMARTQLSREGRLRRAPVGRIPVYRPTAADWGRPPASGLRITWMGHSSVLAEIDGHRVLFDPVWGERCSPFSWAGPKRLHPVPVELAELDPVDAVVISHDHYDHLDMPTVRGLIRSGAAFVAPLGIGADLEFWGVPPERITELDWHESTRVGGLTLTATPAQHFCGRGLRGPQHTLWASWVVAGAEHRIFHSGDTGYFPGFAEIAAHGPFDLTMIQVGAYSDFWPDIHMTPAQGVQSHLDLQGGEPAGALLPIHWGTFNLAPHPWAEPAEWMMSAAHEAGVASVAPRPGEPFEPADKPAVDPWWRAVAVPPVHGWPAWPPVAATRESAGAADAFVGDDLVGER
- a CDS encoding helix-turn-helix domain-containing protein, translated to MADPRSAGAPTVLRVVLGKRLQDLREKAGLSFERAAAALDVTHATIRRMEKAEVGLKLPYVEKLLATYGVTDEAEIEGFLSLAREANRPGWWHRFRDVLPEWFSAFVSLESEANLLRSYQPHYVPGLLQTEDYAAAVLRAGMPHAAPADIDRIVALRMERQALLTRDSAPMLWSVMDETVLRRPIGGPKVMRDQISRLMEATELPNVRLQVMPFAAGPHPAMYGPFHIFRFPIPELPDIAYAESLVGAVYFDQRNDVSQYLEALDRMCAQAAPAHATEAILGGFRKEI